CTTGACCGGATCGCGGATATCGTCGTTGACGGGGATAAAATCGTTGCCATCGGCAACGGCGTGAATCCTGCTGAGTCCAGGCGCGTCGAGGATCTCTCCGGCCTGATCGTCACACCGGGTTTGATCGATATCCACGTGCATGCCTTTGGCTCGCTCGGTTTTCTGCATCCGGACACCTTGGGAGTACTCGCGGGTGTCACGGCGATGGTCGATGCCGGTGGCGCCGGGCCCTACAATTATCCGGAGTTGGAAACCCTGCTCAACGACAGTTGTGAGACCGATTGGTTCGCGTTTCTCCACTTGCCGCCGTTGGGAGTAACCGGCGCTAACGAAAAGCACCACCGTTATGTTCGTAGTCTGAAAAGTATTCCATTGGCGCGCATGCTCGATTGGGCCGAAGACGGCAGCCACGTGCGCGGGCTCAAAATCGGCGCGTTCGGCGACATGGGTATCGAACCGATTCAACTCGCCAAGGCACTCGCACGGGTTCTCAAAATTCCCCTCTATATTCACATTGGCGATTTTTTGAAGCGGCCTCAACGCATTACCACACCCGACGTCATGCGACTTTTAGAGGCCGGCGATATGGCGACCCATGTCTACACGGCTGTATTCGGCGGGCCATTTACCGAGGGCGGATTGGCGGCTAAGGAAACCAAAGATGCGCAGGAGCGCGGGGTGATTCTCGATGTCGGTTTTGGTAGCTTCAATTTCAATTTCGACATGGCCCGCGCTGGTTTCGAGCGCGGCATCTTTCCCGATACCATCAGCAGCGATCTGCAAAATATCAACGTGATGAAGCCGGCCCAATCGCTCTGCCATATTATGTCGGTGTTTCTCAATCTGGGCATGAGCTTGTCCGATGTCATCGAGCGGGTGACCGTGCGGGCAGCGAAGGCCATTGCGGGCGAATCTTGGCGCGGGCGTATTGTTGTCGGCGGCCGCGCGGATCTGACGGTGCTCAAAATGGAAGAAGGCGAGTTTACCTTCCAGGATACCGACCGCAACGAGATCGCTGGCAAGCATCGCTTGGTCCCGGTGAGGGTTTGTAAGGCCGGTAAGCTGCGTGACTGCGCCGTTGACGCGGCGCAGGCGAAAGAAAATTGGCTGGTTGAACGCAACGACGGAAGTATCTTCGCCAAAACAACACTTGATCAACAAGAGCGCGATTTTTTAACTCAGGTTAGTGCTCGTCTTGAATCCGTCACCTGGGAGGCTGAAGAAGTTCACGAGGCGGCGTATCGAGTCATCGGCGACGTCAAAATCGATCTGCGGCGCGCCATTGCGCTGGTGCAGACGATTTGTCTCAAACGGCCCTACCCGCAGAGCATGGCCCTCATGCTCCACGATCTCGGCCGCGAGCGCAGCTGTCAATTTATCGGCCAACTGCTCGGCACGGTGGCGTGAGGAAACTATTTGTGAGGCATAAATTTACCGCACCATTCTGCGTGATCTTATTGCTGATCGGCGCGACTGAAGTTGCCGACAATAGGGTCCATGCGCAACCCTTGCAGCGCGTGGTGATCGCTTACCCGAGCCGCAGTATCGGCTCAATTCACTCTTTCATCGCTCAGGACCGGGGGTTTTTTCGCGAAGAGGGACTTGACGCGCAGTTGGTTCAAGTAAGAGGAACCGCCGCGGCCGCGGCGACGATCTCAGGCGACGCCCTGGCGTTCGAAGGCATGGGCAGCGCCATGGGTGTAATTCAGCGCGGTGCGCCATTGAAAATTATCACAGTGAGTTTATTCCGCCCGCTGTTTTGGCTTGTCGCTCGCTCGGAATTCAAATCGATCGGCGATCTCAAAGGCAAGATCATGGGCACGACAACCTTCGGCGGGGTGCAACATCTGACCGGTTTACGCATGCTGCGCAAGGGCGGGCTCAATCCTGACAAAGACGTGACCGTGATCCAGGTCGGCGACGTACCGACGCAGCTTCAAGCGCTGGTCAACGGCACGATTCACTTTGGCTTGTTGTCGCCCCCCACGGTTATCGCGGCGCGCGACAAATTCAAAATGAATCTGCTCGGTACCGCGACCGAAGAGTTTCTCGGATTCCAAAACGGCTTGGCGGTTCATGATAGAACGCTCGGCAAAGATAGAGACTTGCTAAAGCGGCTGGTTCGCGCGCGCAGCAAGGCCAATCAATATTTTTGGAGGAATGAAAAAGGCACCGCCGAGACTTTGGCGAAATATCTTCGCGTCGAATTACCGATAGCAATCGAATCCTATCGGCTGTCTCGCCCGGCCTACACGACGGATGGCATCCCGCAAGCGAAAGATATCGATGAAATGATTCGCATGGATGCAGGTGTGCTCAATCTTTCGGACCCGCTTCCGGCTGCCAGAGTTTTCGACTTTGCGCTGCAACGGCAAATGAACGACGAACTAGGGATAAAATGAAAGACTTCAAATCGCTAGCGGGGATGC
The sequence above is a segment of the Deltaproteobacteria bacterium genome. Coding sequences within it:
- a CDS encoding ABC transporter substrate-binding protein, which codes for MSQTALPAEHGPHAPRSRPRAQLSIYRPTARHGGVRKLFVRHKFTAPFCVILLLIGATEVADNRVHAQPLQRVVIAYPSRSIGSIHSFIAQDRGFFREEGLDAQLVQVRGTAAAAATISGDALAFEGMGSAMGVIQRGAPLKIITVSLFRPLFWLVARSEFKSIGDLKGKIMGTTTFGGVQHLTGLRMLRKGGLNPDKDVTVIQVGDVPTQLQALVNGTIHFGLLSPPTVIAARDKFKMNLLGTATEEFLGFQNGLAVHDRTLGKDRDLLKRLVRARSKANQYFWRNEKGTAETLAKYLRVELPIAIESYRLSRPAYTTDGIPQAKDIDEMIRMDAGVLNLSDPLPAARVFDFALQRQMNDELGIK